In a single window of the Bos javanicus breed banteng chromosome 16, ARS-OSU_banteng_1.0, whole genome shotgun sequence genome:
- the LOC133228027 gene encoding ribosome maturation protein SBDS: MSIFTPTNQIRLTNVAVVRMKRAGKRFEIACYKNKVVGWRSGVEKDLDEVLQTHSVFVNVSKGQVAKKEDLISAFGTDDQTEICKQILTKGEVQVSDKERHTQLEQMFRDIATIVADKCVNPETKRPYTVILIERAMKDIHYSVKPNKSTKQQALEVIKQLKEKMKIERAHMRLRFILPVNEGKKLKEKLKPLIKVIESEDYGQQLEIVCLIDPGCFREVDELIKKETKGKGSLEVLSLKDVEEGDEKFE; encoded by the coding sequence ATGTCGATCTTCACCCCCACAAACCAGATCCGCCTGACCAATGTGGCCGTGGTACGGATGAAGCGAGCCGGGAAGCGCTTCGAAATCGCCTGCTACAAAAACAAGGTCGTGGGCTGGCGGAGCGGCgtggaaaaagaccttgatgaagTGCTACAGACCCACTCAGTGTTTGTAAATGTCTCCAAAGGTCAGGTTGCAAAGAAGGAAGATCTCATCAGTGCATTTGGAACAGATGACCAGACTGAAATCTGTAAGCAGATTTTGACTAAAGGAGAGGTTCAAGTGTCAGACAAAGAACGGCACACACAGCTGGAGCAGATGTTCAGGGACATTGCAACTATTGTGGCCGACAAATGTGTGAACCCTGAAACAAAGAGACCATACACCGTTATCCTTATTGAGAGAGCCATGAAGGACATCCACTATTCAGTCAAACCCAACAAGAGCACGAAACAGCAGGCTTTGGAAGTGATAAAGcagttaaaagagaaaatgaagatagAACGTGCTCACATGAGACTTCGGTTCATCCTTCCAGTAAATGAAGGgaagaagctgaaagaaaaacTCAAGCCACTGATCAAGGTTATCGAAAGTGAAGACTACGGTCAACAGTTGGAAATTGTGTGTCTCATTGACCCCGGCTGCTTCAGAGAAGTCGATGAGCTCataaaaaaggagacaaaaggCAAGGGCTCCTTGGAAGTACTCAGCTTGAAAGACGTGGAAGAAGGAGACGAGAAGTTCGAGTGA